From Streptomyces sp. 6-11-2, one genomic window encodes:
- a CDS encoding DUF58 domain-containing protein produces MTEPMPARRASAAAQRALNGRQDVTAEPPPPPPPGWRTGERALRLGTLAVVALTAALITGRPWVLALAAAPLVLLALTLPSGPRPDAVTIEVEVEPRRCFEGEQVSVRITVAYDGETGRLDPGVTLGHGVRLDHLAVGPHRVELVLTAQRWGRWTLGTVDVDVYDHGGLARRTVRAELGEIAVFPVPEHAGLTPIPVRLPQRLGEHTAVQRGEGVEVTGVHPYVRGERQRRIHWPATTRRGTLQVHQFAAERTADTVVLLDVLSDVVDPVTGASSLDETFRAAAGLVRAYLRTHDRVGVVSVGGVTRWLQPGSGHGYFYRIVEGVLEVRKDLAFRTEGLSLLPPPALPEGALVYVITPLTDQRIFDVLQQVRGRANPMVVVEIPTGDPVVEPGDSEGELALRLWRADRDAMRFALVERGIAVVAHRPGETLDLALAPLLRTRIHGGTR; encoded by the coding sequence CGATGCCGGCCCGCAGAGCGTCCGCCGCCGCCCAACGGGCCCTGAACGGCCGCCAGGACGTGACCGCCGAACCCCCGCCACCACCCCCGCCCGGCTGGCGCACCGGTGAACGCGCGCTGCGGCTGGGCACGTTGGCCGTTGTCGCGCTGACCGCCGCGCTGATCACCGGGCGGCCCTGGGTACTTGCTCTCGCCGCCGCGCCCCTGGTGCTGCTCGCCCTCACCCTGCCGAGCGGGCCGCGCCCGGACGCGGTGACGATCGAGGTCGAGGTGGAGCCGCGGCGGTGCTTCGAGGGCGAGCAGGTGTCGGTGCGGATCACGGTGGCCTACGACGGTGAGACCGGCCGCCTGGACCCCGGCGTCACCCTCGGTCACGGGGTCCGGCTCGACCACCTCGCGGTCGGCCCGCACCGCGTCGAGCTCGTCCTGACCGCGCAGCGCTGGGGCCGCTGGACGCTCGGCACAGTCGACGTCGACGTCTACGACCACGGCGGGCTGGCCCGCCGCACCGTGCGGGCCGAACTCGGCGAGATCGCCGTCTTCCCAGTGCCCGAACACGCCGGCCTCACGCCCATCCCGGTCCGGCTGCCGCAACGGCTCGGAGAGCACACCGCCGTGCAGCGCGGCGAGGGCGTCGAGGTCACCGGCGTGCACCCGTATGTACGCGGCGAACGGCAGCGCCGGATCCACTGGCCGGCCACCACCCGCCGTGGCACCCTGCAGGTCCACCAGTTCGCCGCGGAGCGCACCGCCGACACCGTGGTACTGCTGGACGTGCTCAGCGACGTGGTCGACCCGGTCACCGGCGCGTCCTCTCTCGACGAGACCTTCCGGGCCGCTGCCGGGCTGGTCCGCGCCTACCTGCGCACCCACGACCGGGTCGGCGTCGTGTCGGTCGGTGGCGTGACTCGCTGGCTGCAACCGGGCAGCGGCCATGGGTACTTCTACCGCATCGTCGAGGGCGTGCTGGAGGTCCGCAAGGACCTCGCGTTCCGCACGGAGGGCCTCAGTCTGCTCCCACCGCCCGCATTGCCCGAAGGAGCGCTGGTGTACGTCATCACGCCGCTGACCGACCAGCGGATTTTCGACGTCCTGCAGCAGGTGCGCGGGCGGGCCAACCCGATGGTCGTGGTCGAGATCCCCACCGGCGACCCGGTCGTGGAACCCGGCGACTCCGAGGGCGAACTCGCGCTGCGGCTGTGGCGGGCCGACCGCGACGCCATGCGCTTCGCCCTCGTGGAACGCGGCATCGCGGTCGTCGCCCACCGGCCCGGCGAGACCCTCGACCTCGCCCTTGCGCCGCTGCTGCGCACCCGCATCCACGGAGGGACCCGATGA